From Archaeoglobus neptunius, one genomic window encodes:
- a CDS encoding type IV secretory system conjugative DNA transfer family protein, translating into MGTVRITSPLEKTELAPQIVSSKGKPLNLNIRQKWYEVTPIIDHKLTVDRSLPPKFTFLYLKQDDQIKTYVSADVPLSTLKYFGNPKLKYPLLFDRSQLTDEDVAYMKATGNDIYVKTKIYGKEAALKRIFAKEFLDFDFAVHDIMGTLDTAPDNVAVLVSVSNDPRLVYLIRSKIKHIGDKNPLDPLLKYLQNVIKEIPCLVRVMVLSDDKKKRDLVANDLTTKINKRITWKKIFFDDWLKVLDKVRPPKLTAKDLLVGGIIGHTNLTSTQKIISSWLRMPDPKIHPVEFTAERKLPTRITVKKTEDSFTIGRTPDGAEVFLTPKMLERHLYVIGQSGSGKTTFLKTLVHGLNEQRPGAIIVIDPHGDFAEEIAREIPDAIYLHPIDSPFAFNPLDLPPHLDRDLAITLATDALLGLFTNVFKLLENAVNVRYLLRVVLRYLYTKTDSPTLGMMYKTILMLYSGALNLEIEDEEFERQLRVLRDMPEQSFISALARLEPFANDAVLRTLTSQTTIPFDSFIKRKKIIAISVPKAKVGEIVSSLLTATILLYIWYYAISRPVNHRIPIYTIIDEFQNLQGLATVETILSEARKYGLHLVLSHQHTKQIDESLLQSILTNCATKVIFQVGGLDVEVLKRLDPNFERDIEKLVSHLRTGEAVVKIPAPPNEDLPPILAKIDKVETTPARSEICTTLYAPSTSNPPKLEEVICPVLKYIEPPFFIAHKIMTLIAQQGQLSTARIKALLPVGSKHVNKAVYALLEKNYIENVPGSKTPEFSIKKDFYNLFYPSAPSKEGKELVDQAINYYLVRDNSVNPIKLTISEDRPDMVVIPFRGMKLEYSKAIAVEIEAHPRKEFVLRNLTKSSVNDFAEIHIWVHRSNVKHVAQALEEYYNNESEPRPVTVFLLDEVTGKITQFGGKEVVKLFYAPPSETSKGKKETHDDPYQPREVASHSIPPSPISQTERQQDALVKKPTAPIVFDIEAMKELLGEDEVNKLLDKYKNVPGAKIVRDGTIVEIRFEDSGTSTQKHASEVDECRTPTQTFESAPSDSRQPSIPSPLPSDELESIEDGPQVSDRETSAPPLTKTDGPAYEREEDSTTADVLPKKDKPEKKNVDFFFIEDKVIVLPNGEKVALFAAQETVEKVKNMLREPGVNYELLPTRVPGKVYVLVIYKGDLSVGTYRCKKLPDDFTFS; encoded by the coding sequence ATGGGGACAGTTAGGATTACGTCGCCACTCGAAAAAACAGAGCTCGCACCCCAGATTGTGTCGAGCAAAGGAAAACCCCTAAATTTGAACATCAGACAAAAGTGGTACGAGGTTACTCCAATTATCGATCACAAACTCACGGTAGATAGGTCCCTCCCGCCAAAATTTACGTTCCTCTACCTCAAGCAAGACGACCAAATAAAGACCTACGTGTCTGCCGATGTGCCACTCTCCACTTTAAAGTACTTCGGTAACCCGAAGCTCAAGTATCCTCTGCTCTTCGACAGATCTCAGCTCACCGACGAAGACGTAGCGTACATGAAAGCCACAGGGAACGACATATACGTCAAAACGAAGATTTACGGAAAAGAGGCGGCTCTTAAGAGAATATTTGCTAAGGAATTCCTTGACTTCGACTTTGCCGTTCACGACATCATGGGGACGCTCGACACCGCTCCGGACAATGTTGCCGTTTTAGTCAGCGTCTCAAACGATCCAAGGCTGGTTTACCTCATCCGCAGCAAGATAAAACACATCGGAGACAAAAACCCCCTCGACCCGCTTCTCAAATACCTGCAGAACGTGATAAAGGAAATTCCGTGTTTGGTAAGAGTCATGGTCCTCTCGGACGACAAGAAAAAAAGAGACCTCGTGGCAAACGACCTCACGACGAAGATAAACAAGAGAATAACTTGGAAAAAAATTTTCTTCGACGACTGGTTGAAGGTTCTCGACAAAGTCAGACCACCAAAGCTAACGGCAAAAGACCTCCTCGTCGGTGGGATTATCGGACACACCAACCTGACTTCGACGCAAAAGATCATCTCCTCGTGGCTCAGGATGCCAGATCCCAAGATCCACCCCGTCGAGTTTACCGCCGAGAGGAAGCTACCAACGCGCATTACTGTCAAGAAAACCGAAGACAGTTTTACAATCGGAAGGACCCCAGACGGTGCTGAGGTGTTTCTCACTCCTAAGATGTTGGAGAGACACCTTTACGTTATAGGTCAGAGTGGAAGCGGCAAGACGACCTTTCTCAAAACCCTCGTTCACGGACTGAATGAACAGAGACCTGGAGCGATAATTGTAATCGACCCACACGGCGATTTTGCGGAAGAGATCGCGAGAGAGATCCCAGACGCTATATACCTCCACCCTATCGATTCTCCTTTCGCTTTTAACCCTCTCGACTTACCACCTCACCTCGACAGGGACTTGGCAATAACTCTCGCCACTGATGCTCTCCTCGGTCTCTTCACCAATGTCTTCAAGTTACTGGAAAACGCAGTGAACGTTCGCTACCTGCTCAGAGTAGTACTGAGGTACCTTTACACTAAAACCGACTCTCCAACGCTGGGCATGATGTACAAGACGATCTTAATGCTCTATTCAGGAGCATTAAACCTCGAAATAGAGGACGAAGAGTTCGAGAGGCAACTGAGAGTGTTGAGAGACATGCCAGAGCAGTCGTTCATCTCAGCTCTCGCGAGACTCGAGCCTTTTGCCAACGACGCCGTCCTGAGAACCCTGACGAGTCAGACAACCATCCCATTTGACTCGTTTATCAAGAGGAAGAAGATAATAGCCATCAGCGTTCCCAAGGCCAAAGTGGGCGAGATAGTCTCATCCCTCCTGACTGCTACCATCCTACTCTACATTTGGTACTACGCAATCTCACGCCCCGTGAATCACAGGATTCCCATATACACGATTATTGACGAGTTTCAGAACCTGCAGGGGCTCGCTACGGTAGAGACCATACTCAGCGAGGCGAGAAAGTACGGGCTGCACCTCGTACTGTCCCACCAGCACACGAAACAAATCGACGAGTCCCTCCTCCAGAGCATCCTCACCAACTGCGCCACGAAAGTAATTTTTCAGGTCGGGGGACTGGATGTCGAGGTACTCAAGAGACTGGATCCCAATTTCGAGAGGGACATCGAGAAACTCGTCTCTCACTTGAGAACGGGTGAGGCTGTAGTAAAGATTCCCGCGCCTCCCAACGAAGACTTGCCGCCGATCTTGGCGAAGATAGACAAGGTAGAAACGACACCTGCGAGAAGCGAAATATGTACGACCCTCTACGCGCCTTCAACGTCCAATCCGCCCAAGTTGGAGGAAGTGATATGCCCCGTCTTGAAGTACATTGAACCCCCCTTTTTCATAGCCCACAAGATTATGACGCTAATCGCCCAGCAAGGCCAGTTGTCGACGGCGAGAATAAAGGCCCTCCTTCCAGTGGGCAGTAAACACGTCAACAAGGCAGTATACGCACTCCTCGAGAAAAACTACATCGAAAACGTTCCGGGCTCGAAAACGCCAGAGTTCTCAATTAAAAAAGACTTCTACAATCTGTTCTACCCTTCAGCTCCGTCAAAAGAGGGAAAAGAGCTGGTAGATCAGGCAATCAATTACTACCTCGTGAGGGACAACAGCGTGAATCCGATAAAGCTGACGATCTCCGAAGACCGACCCGACATGGTAGTCATCCCGTTTAGAGGGATGAAGCTCGAGTATTCCAAGGCAATAGCCGTCGAGATAGAAGCCCACCCGAGGAAGGAGTTCGTCCTTAGAAATCTGACAAAGTCCTCTGTCAACGACTTCGCAGAGATCCACATTTGGGTACACAGGAGCAACGTCAAACACGTAGCTCAGGCCCTAGAAGAGTACTACAACAACGAATCTGAGCCTAGACCCGTGACGGTTTTCCTCCTCGACGAAGTGACGGGAAAAATAACTCAGTTTGGAGGGAAGGAAGTGGTTAAGCTATTCTACGCCCCACCCTCTGAAACGTCAAAAGGCAAAAAAGAGACACACGACGACCCCTATCAGCCTCGAGAAGTCGCCTCTCACTCTATTCCTCCTTCGCCTATTTCTCAAACAGAAAGGCAACAAGACGCATTAGTAAAGAAACCAACGGCTCCAATAGTCTTCGACATTGAAGCAATGAAAGAACTATTGGGCGAGGACGAAGTAAATAAGCTCCTCGACAAATACAAGAACGTGCCCGGAGCGAAGATCGTTCGGGATGGTACGATAGTAGAGATTAGGTTTGAAGACTCCGGTACGAGTACACAGAAGCACGCCTCGGAAGTGGACGAGTGCAGAACGCCCACACAAACTTTCGAAAGTGCTCCATCTGACTCACGGCAACCTTCGATACCATCGCCCCTGCCGAGCGACGAGTTAGAATCCATCGAAGATGGTCCACAAGTCAGCGATCGAGAGACAAGCGCCCCCCCTCTCACAAAAACTGACGGTCCCGCGTACGAGAGGGAGGAGGATAGCACTACTGCCGACGTTTTACCAAAGAAAGACAAGCCCGAAAAGAAGAATGTGGATTTCTTCTTCATAGAGGACAAAGTGATCGTCCTACCTAACGGAGAGAAAGTAGCGCTGTTCGCGGCACAAGAAACCGTGGAGAAAGTAAAGAACATGCTTCGTGAGCCTGGAGTAAACTATGAACTGTTGCCCACCCGCGTCCCCGGTAAGGTATACGTCCTCGTTATATACAAGGGGGACTTGTCGGTAGGTACTTACAGGTGTAAGAAACTCCCAGATGATTTCACCTTCTCGTAA
- a CDS encoding MYG1 family protein: MEIITHGGFAHSDEFLAVSVILTKFPSAVVHRVSEVPEDINNAIVVDIGGKHDGERFFDHHHSAELPASLILVLRKFFPEIDIDNIDELQWVSDWDTMGPFKSQQKWNVRLPEFRDPIAEVILRLFSEAKIVKPGDLLHDMLIAIGSKFIELLKEQTEFLKKARHAEVFEVKGLRVARVDDNIPIRFVKKVHPDVAIVIQPNQRTKGAWTLTRVDDHPKVDFNRIRDRVPAHFVHATGFMAVVDPEHIEEATLHAVE; the protein is encoded by the coding sequence ATGGAAATTATAACGCATGGAGGGTTTGCACACTCCGACGAGTTTCTGGCCGTGTCAGTAATTCTGACAAAGTTCCCAAGTGCAGTTGTACATAGAGTCAGCGAGGTTCCAGAGGACATTAATAATGCAATCGTCGTCGATATCGGCGGCAAACACGACGGTGAGAGGTTCTTCGACCACCACCACTCGGCTGAGCTTCCAGCTTCTCTGATATTAGTTCTGAGAAAATTCTTCCCAGAGATAGACATCGACAACATCGACGAACTCCAGTGGGTCAGCGACTGGGACACGATGGGTCCGTTCAAGAGTCAGCAGAAGTGGAACGTTAGACTGCCGGAGTTCAGAGACCCCATCGCCGAGGTGATACTGAGATTATTCAGCGAGGCAAAGATCGTCAAACCAGGTGACTTGCTGCACGATATGCTCATAGCAATAGGCAGTAAGTTCATTGAACTCTTGAAAGAACAAACCGAGTTTCTGAAGAAGGCAAGGCACGCTGAAGTCTTCGAGGTCAAGGGTCTCAGGGTCGCCAGAGTGGACGACAACATACCCATACGATTCGTCAAGAAAGTGCACCCAGATGTCGCCATCGTCATCCAACCCAACCAGCGCACTAAAGGCGCGTGGACCCTCACCAGAGTCGACGACCATCCAAAAGTGGACTTCAACCGCATCAGGGACAGGGTTCCGGCGCACTTCGTGCACGCCACCGGCTTCATGGCCGTCGTGGATCCAGAACACATTGAAGAAGCGACACTCCACGCAGTTGAATAA
- the rnhA gene encoding ribonuclease HI — protein MYFDGLCEPRNPGGVGAYGFVVYIDNRKVHEGYGVVGEGKGMSNNVAEFSGLVAALEWLLENGYSERIVVRGDSQLVINLMNCTWRAKGGMYYPYYLKAIELAKNFQNITFEWVPREQNEVADRLSREAYEEYCRAKEKKVRYMSKPAQRLRETCEDEQVRELREVVTAHEEVVR, from the coding sequence GTGTACTTCGACGGGCTCTGCGAGCCCCGGAATCCGGGCGGTGTAGGTGCATATGGTTTCGTCGTCTACATCGACAACCGCAAAGTCCACGAAGGCTACGGAGTTGTTGGCGAGGGTAAAGGAATGTCCAACAACGTGGCAGAGTTTTCAGGGCTCGTAGCAGCACTGGAATGGCTACTGGAGAACGGGTACAGTGAGAGAATCGTCGTCAGGGGCGACAGTCAGCTCGTCATCAACCTGATGAACTGCACCTGGAGGGCGAAGGGAGGAATGTACTACCCGTACTACCTCAAAGCAATTGAGCTCGCGAAGAACTTTCAGAACATCACTTTTGAATGGGTCCCGAGGGAGCAGAACGAGGTGGCGGACAGGCTGAGCAGGGAGGCGTACGAGGAGTACTGCCGTGCCAAAGAAAAGAAAGTGAGGTACATGTCCAAACCAGCTCAGCGACTCAGGGAGACCTGCGAGGACGAGCAGGTGCGAGAACTTCGAGAAGTCGTGACAGCTCACGAGGAGGTCGTACGATGA
- a CDS encoding DUF2080 family transposase-associated protein, translating to MRLENSELSLKPSPDLLSILAENYEKLAAAGVEIKLSLRSDKFKAVKRDEEGKEYLEIDPDPALIDAFENLAPAFMLTFSMEVEDNVTKYSDARVYTIECKPVRARCPFCGHEQEYYACYIPHAYPYRCTNCNASVSSEIGDEGDVTESLHFRFDTADIHRVGEKTLRARDENGMDVVATLVQRDEGTEDFGLWLIFHQSKSVDVTPADVTKLVTDKELTKAGVKLRFNGVEGKDYVVKTPKKAGTSAGIYVPARWIGREVLALLTHR from the coding sequence ATGCGACTCGAGAACTCCGAGTTGAGTTTGAAACCGTCGCCAGATCTTCTTTCCATTCTGGCGGAGAACTACGAAAAGCTAGCGGCAGCGGGCGTGGAGATAAAGCTCTCCCTGAGGTCCGACAAGTTCAAAGCCGTGAAGAGGGACGAAGAGGGTAAAGAGTACCTGGAGATAGACCCAGATCCCGCGCTGATAGACGCCTTCGAGAACCTCGCCCCCGCCTTCATGCTCACCTTCAGCATGGAAGTCGAGGACAACGTCACGAAGTACAGCGACGCGAGGGTGTACACGATAGAGTGCAAGCCCGTAAGGGCCAGATGCCCGTTTTGTGGACACGAGCAGGAGTACTACGCCTGCTACATACCTCACGCGTACCCGTACCGCTGTACGAACTGCAACGCCAGCGTCAGCTCGGAGATAGGAGACGAGGGCGACGTAACCGAGAGCCTACACTTCAGATTCGACACCGCGGACATCCACAGGGTGGGAGAGAAAACTCTAAGAGCGAGGGACGAGAACGGAATGGACGTGGTGGCGACGCTCGTCCAGCGGGACGAGGGTACGGAAGACTTCGGGCTGTGGCTGATATTCCACCAGAGCAAGAGCGTAGACGTGACGCCCGCAGACGTGACAAAACTCGTCACGGACAAGGAGCTGACGAAGGCGGGGGTCAAGCTGAGGTTCAACGGGGTAGAGGGTAAGGACTACGTGGTGAAGACGCCGAAGAAGGCGGGCACCTCTGCGGGGATATACGTCCCCGCCAGATGGATAGGTCGCGAGGTCCTGGCCCTCCTCACACACCGGTGA
- a CDS encoding UvrD-helicase domain-containing protein, which produces MTVRLLLIGDAGTGKTYYLYNKAKEFDECVFVSHTNAAINEFRRRDRDRAIEARTLHSLCLSLVRKRHGVKVMDDEVRATFCEKVGLHYDPNPYVHSPAKEFFSLHSLYVNLTRPPLDRFCEHYKVDYEKFSTLLAEYEKFKRERGYVDFEDMLELALQADEKIHTQAVIVDEAQDLSPLQWKVIDAIFEADILIAAGDDMQSIFSFQGARPELFLSFSNRVKVLKRNYRIPKKLWDFAGLVIKEQLRRERSKPVDESKEGTLRVLKPTTFEEAVNYVAAHRSGLVVVRHNRYCLLLEELFKKAGVRVNLVKRDGFNWNAINIDTVHAVKGMEHERVFVLDAVRRASHPEEEDRIWYTALTRAKRELHVVPILGETNWVTSKLPEDALVQELTSDWQKVPPARHSNVTLTITVHAPPHSSSLVAASAVLAPPPEVTDPLASTACTPPTVTARVHTSTSTEVSEIPNVAVTPTLDPPEKKKEKGILKSILSIFRKR; this is translated from the coding sequence ATGACGGTCAGGCTGCTGCTCATCGGCGACGCAGGAACGGGCAAGACCTACTACCTGTACAACAAGGCGAAGGAGTTCGACGAGTGCGTCTTCGTCAGCCACACGAACGCGGCGATAAACGAGTTCAGGAGGAGGGACAGAGACAGGGCGATCGAGGCGAGGACCCTGCACTCCCTCTGCCTGTCCCTCGTCAGGAAAAGACACGGCGTAAAAGTGATGGACGACGAGGTCAGGGCGACCTTCTGCGAGAAGGTGGGGCTGCACTACGACCCCAACCCGTACGTACACTCTCCGGCAAAGGAGTTCTTCTCGCTCCACTCCCTGTACGTCAACCTGACGCGCCCACCACTCGACAGGTTCTGCGAGCACTACAAAGTCGACTACGAGAAGTTCAGTACCCTGCTCGCAGAGTACGAGAAGTTCAAGAGGGAAAGAGGGTACGTAGACTTCGAAGACATGCTAGAGCTGGCACTGCAGGCCGACGAGAAGATCCACACTCAGGCGGTGATAGTGGACGAGGCTCAGGACCTCTCACCACTGCAGTGGAAAGTGATCGACGCAATCTTCGAGGCGGACATCCTAATCGCAGCGGGGGACGACATGCAGTCGATCTTCAGCTTTCAAGGGGCGAGGCCAGAACTCTTCCTGTCCTTCTCCAACAGGGTAAAAGTCCTGAAGAGGAACTACCGCATTCCAAAGAAACTGTGGGACTTCGCAGGACTGGTGATAAAGGAACAGCTCAGGAGGGAGAGGTCAAAGCCAGTAGACGAGAGCAAGGAGGGAACGCTGAGAGTCCTGAAACCCACGACGTTCGAGGAAGCGGTGAACTACGTCGCAGCTCACCGCTCGGGGCTCGTCGTCGTGAGGCACAACCGCTACTGTCTCCTGCTCGAGGAACTATTCAAAAAGGCCGGAGTGAGAGTGAACCTCGTAAAGAGGGACGGATTCAACTGGAACGCCATAAACATCGACACCGTGCACGCGGTGAAAGGGATGGAGCACGAGAGAGTGTTCGTGCTGGACGCGGTGAGAAGAGCGTCCCACCCAGAGGAAGAAGACAGGATCTGGTACACCGCCCTGACGAGGGCAAAGAGGGAGCTGCACGTCGTACCAATTCTGGGCGAGACCAACTGGGTCACCTCCAAGCTACCGGAGGACGCCCTCGTTCAAGAACTCACATCGGACTGGCAAAAAGTTCCGCCCGCCCGCCACTCAAACGTGACCCTCACGATCACCGTGCACGCTCCCCCACACTCCTCCTCCCTCGTCGCCGCCAGCGCGGTCCTAGCTCCGCCCCCAGAGGTCACGGACCCCCTCGCCTCCACGGCCTGCACACCTCCCACAGTCACCGCGCGTGTCCACACCTCCACGTCCACGGAGGTGAGTGAGATCCCGAACGTCGCAGTTACTCCCACCCTGGATCCGCCGGAGAAAAAGAAAGAGAAGGGGATCCTGAAGTCGATACTCTCGATCTTCAGAAAGAGGTGA
- a CDS encoding TSCPD domain-containing protein, producing MVETVGAQPRYIVPRPRPRVTVGRTIEVSVGCGTLYVTINEDEHGIAEVFLRLGKSGGCSASQTEALGKMISLALRCDVNPEELIRRLKGIRCPNITWQDGEQITSCADAVAKTLEKYLRGDFHKAKAGADASTPLNEFFEVNGNGNRGESENKSEIEERRYAPHACPDCGSTMQPREGCLVCDGCGYSKCG from the coding sequence ATGGTAGAGACGGTAGGAGCCCAACCGAGGTACATCGTGCCAAGACCGAGACCGAGGGTCACGGTAGGAAGGACGATCGAAGTCAGCGTGGGGTGCGGAACTCTCTACGTCACGATAAACGAAGACGAACACGGAATAGCGGAAGTGTTCCTGAGACTGGGCAAGAGCGGCGGCTGCTCGGCCTCGCAGACTGAGGCCCTCGGTAAAATGATAAGTCTCGCTTTGAGGTGCGACGTGAATCCAGAGGAACTGATCAGAAGACTGAAAGGGATAAGGTGCCCGAACATCACCTGGCAGGACGGGGAGCAGATAACATCGTGTGCCGACGCGGTGGCAAAAACGCTGGAGAAGTACCTCAGGGGCGATTTTCACAAGGCCAAAGCAGGAGCAGACGCGAGCACACCACTAAACGAGTTTTTCGAAGTGAATGGAAACGGAAACAGGGGTGAAAGCGAAAACAAAAGTGAAATCGAAGAGAGAAGGTACGCACCACACGCGTGCCCCGACTGCGGGTCGACCATGCAACCGAGAGAGGGCTGCCTGGTGTGTGACGGTTGCGGTTACTCGAAGTGTGGGTGA
- a CDS encoding vWA domain-containing protein, with amino-acid sequence MKLTPSERVQKAKIRLLREHPFFGYCIMQIPVVASDEPKPAGPKIVYNPSFVEKLDDDELVAVLTHELLHYLLGHTKRAREFKKTMSEHLSDDEKKGFHFKMNIAEDIVINAILALNGFRLPKTKLVNGKTVTVRQGCIIPDVLSSNRTRVPLTDSRRTVVVEDPHAKMCEEVFWEIKDLDFRDDGDENEESMYFSDDTTDDESSGGDGKREWQSVKPADELLTEALNYSKVAGKTPAGLDRTIKDLQRPELDLFSFLRRFVVKAIPSDYTYLRPSKSSPPNVFLPSVEYGEHARGVVAIDTSASMEERSLSKAISEVVKIAREMSVELSLVYCDAEVQGVEDVRSVKDVLKAMGKARGGGGTDFRPVFEYAERKRASFVIYFTDGYGTFPRRARVPTLWVLTADGVPESTIPFGKVVRFREHRIVS; translated from the coding sequence ATGAAGTTGACACCCAGCGAGAGGGTGCAGAAGGCCAAGATTCGCCTGCTGAGAGAGCACCCGTTCTTCGGCTACTGCATAATGCAAATCCCGGTCGTGGCGAGTGACGAGCCCAAACCCGCCGGACCAAAGATAGTGTACAACCCTTCATTCGTGGAGAAACTCGACGACGACGAGCTCGTGGCAGTTCTGACGCACGAACTGCTGCACTATCTCCTAGGGCACACAAAGAGGGCCAGGGAGTTCAAGAAGACAATGAGCGAGCACCTCAGCGACGACGAGAAAAAAGGATTCCACTTCAAGATGAACATCGCGGAGGACATAGTGATAAACGCCATCCTCGCGCTGAACGGATTCAGACTGCCGAAAACGAAATTGGTAAACGGAAAAACGGTCACGGTTAGACAGGGTTGCATAATTCCGGATGTACTCTCCTCCAACAGGACCCGCGTGCCCCTGACCGACTCCAGACGCACAGTCGTGGTAGAAGATCCTCACGCCAAAATGTGCGAGGAGGTCTTCTGGGAGATAAAAGACCTCGACTTCAGAGACGACGGGGACGAAAACGAGGAGTCGATGTACTTCAGCGACGACACGACGGACGACGAGAGTAGCGGCGGCGATGGGAAAAGAGAGTGGCAAAGCGTGAAACCGGCAGACGAGCTTCTGACAGAGGCACTCAACTACTCCAAGGTGGCGGGAAAAACACCTGCGGGACTGGACAGGACTATAAAAGACTTGCAGAGGCCCGAGCTCGACCTGTTCTCGTTTCTGCGAAGATTTGTCGTGAAAGCGATCCCGTCAGACTACACATACCTCAGGCCGAGCAAGAGCAGCCCGCCGAACGTGTTCCTCCCGTCAGTGGAATACGGAGAGCACGCGAGGGGGGTAGTGGCAATAGACACATCTGCCTCGATGGAAGAGAGGTCCCTGAGCAAAGCCATCTCGGAAGTAGTAAAGATTGCGAGGGAGATGTCCGTCGAACTGTCGCTGGTCTACTGCGACGCGGAGGTTCAGGGAGTGGAGGACGTGCGGTCGGTCAAAGATGTACTGAAGGCGATGGGTAAAGCGAGGGGAGGGGGCGGGACGGACTTCAGGCCAGTATTCGAGTACGCAGAGAGAAAGAGGGCGAGCTTCGTGATATACTTCACGGACGGGTACGGGACTTTCCCGAGGAGGGCGAGAGTTCCGACACTGTGGGTCCTCACCGCCGACGGCGTTCCGGAGTCGACGATCCCGTTCGGGAAGGTAGTGAGGTTCAGAGAACACCGAATTGTGTCTTAG